TGTCAACCAAACGAATTGAAATTGCCAAAATAGCTGACCTTGTAGCAAAAGAACCTGCATATGCTCTGGTAAAAAATACGGATCTTGTTATTATAAAACACGAAAAAGGAATATCGGTACTTTACGGGAGGTGTCATCACAGAGGAGCTTTATTAGCAGACGGGCATATAGATGGGCATAATTTAATTTGCGGAGTTCATGGTTGGGATTATCGCTATGATACCGGGGTCAGCGAGTATAATAATGATGAAATATTACATAAATTTCAAGAATATATAGAAGGAGATTCGCTATTTGTCGATGAGAATGAAATTGATACCTTCGAAAAAGAACACCCACAACCTTTTAATCGCAATGAATATCTGGGGACCTATGCAGATACCCATCCTGAAGATACGGAACCATATACGGATTACATAAGAGAACTTGCTAAAAATGGTTTAAAAAATGTAGGTCATCATGGGTTTTCAGCCTCTATGGGAGTTGATAGAAACACCCTGCCAAAGTGGGATGACATTCAATTTTTACCTGCACAACTGGCAACCAGACCGTTGCTAGATCATGAAGAAGTAAATACCAAAGTAGTGATCGGGTCAAAAGCTAAAAAACCATTAGCATTAGACATTCCGATTTTTGTTAGTGATATGAGTTTTGGTGCCTTATCTCGCGAGGCAAAGATATCATTGTCAAAAGGAGCAGAAATGGCAGGAACGGGAATCTGTTCCGGAGAAGGAGGGATGCTACCACAAGAACAAGAAAACAATTCAAGATACTTATATGAATTAGCTTCAGCGCAATTTGGTTTTTCTTGGGAAAAACTGGACAACGTACAGGCTTTTCATTTTAAAGGAGGGCAAGGAGCAAAAACAGGAACCGGAGGACACTTGCCAGGGACTAAAGTAACCCAGGAAATAGCCAAAGTACGCGGATTAAAAGAAGGAGAAACCGCTATCTCTCCGGCAACTTTTCCAAATTTTTACGGAGTAAAAGACTTTAAAAATTTTGCCGAACAGGTAAGAGAACGCACAGGAGGGATTCCGATTGGATTTAAAATTGCAGCCAGTCATATAGAAAAAG
This window of the Flavobacteriaceae bacterium genome carries:
- a CDS encoding Rieske 2Fe-2S domain-containing protein: MSTKRIEIAKIADLVAKEPAYALVKNTDLVIIKHEKGISVLYGRCHHRGALLADGHIDGHNLICGVHGWDYRYDTGVSEYNNDEILHKFQEYIEGDSLFVDENEIDTFEKEHPQPFNRNEYLGTYADTHPEDTEPYTDYIRELAKNGLKNVGHHGFSASMGVDRNTLPKWDDIQFLPAQLATRPLLDHEEVNTKVVIGSKAKKPLALDIPIFVSDMSFGALSREAKISLSKGAEMAGTGICSGEGGMLPQEQENNSRYLYELASAQFGFSWEKLDNVQAFHFKGGQGAKTGTGGHLPGTKVTQEIAKVRGLKEGETAISPATFPNFYGVKDFKNFAEQVRERTGGIPIGFKIAASHIEKDIQFALDVGVDYIILDGRGGGTGSAPTILRDHINVPTIPALARARKYLDTVGATDITLVITGGLRAAEDFAKALMLGADAIAVSNSALQAIGCLGMRACGTNNCPVGIATQKESLRSRLIIQSSAKQLYNYFTAANDLIKVISRACGYDGISKFNPNDLSTFDTDIHKLTGINYAGIQ